In Oncorhynchus gorbuscha isolate QuinsamMale2020 ecotype Even-year linkage group LG02, OgorEven_v1.0, whole genome shotgun sequence, a single genomic region encodes these proteins:
- the LOC124015128 gene encoding uncharacterized protein LOC124015128 gives MSDSETIELAALGRPFQLGMLYDCRRDVLIPGITLWDSEMLQKHINVRPQPNTDFKIITSDSSEAKSEALNVSASLEASFLGGLVSVKGSAEFLHDKKTSKRQSRVSLQYRATTHFEQLTMDHLGPGNVKYSNVLQEGSSTHVVTGLLYGAQAFFVFDQEVSSGENHQDIKGNLQATIKKIPLISIEGQGNVKMSEEEKKKANKFNCTFHGDFALENNPVTFEDAVKVYAGLPRLLGENGEHAVPMTVWLYPLKNLDSAAAQLVRQISVSLVRRAQRILDGLDNTDVQCQDMMKEDMAIKFPELKAKFNKFRDLCSEYKLVFQKGLCKVLPNIRGGGMEEEELIKMLNSKERSPFQNDLMITYLDDREREMNVVSSYLDIMKEVQVVYSSSELDGLVLDEANDYVVCFAFSYLKEKEEYVVVLENYLLEESKSDFSQTPYNPNAVGKTAAEKWFRSGEVTTLTRQTINLFLDFKESNESRENLAFCIASIPNKLLTASSIHVYERGTLLNPQFELPSKPGVPTIKSLEHDCVHLQVNPPNLGVTSVESYQVLYQAEQADSEWTEVKSDPTTNQVTISRLDPYKKYRFSCKAVCRPGVSLSSDWTEYVRTRPCSPPGPPTEKRIESGSIRVNWDIPTIVGDDVEVIGYVVEYRKSVKTINNQMWHTIKTTTREGTLEGVEADTAYSIRVSANCGETGNSLPSPETVLTTLGVSDTQPKTSKSTGAKSEEFLKISQKVENGNPSIHWLNLEQKFGVKESFNQYTFGRKVEQGNNKVILLLGATGAGKTTLVNVMINYILGVKWEDYYRFKLIHEVTNRSQAESQTVVVTSYELYNQPGFQIPYSLTVIDTPGFGDTRGIAQDKMLIQMMKNFLCHPLGIDHIDAVCFVVQASLVRLSHSQRYIFDSILSIFGKDVAENILMLVTFVDGKHIPVLEAIKAANLPCKKNKKGLPTHFKFNSSILFLKETESSSEEDDSDDDHKAQCPEQWRSTFKEMKKFFQELESIESKDLTLTKNVLKERELLEKTMTRLTPQITAGLSKLSEIKSFKQCLENEDENMKQNKNFETEVNVLQVKRSKLSQDFATNCKVCNFTCHTCCFLPMEDDINSCAVMDDDGNCTICPGKCSSTDHDREKVLLTYETKTEKKTIQELKDNFMKAWGKSMETKEMLDKLEVEFHKIEDALMHLIKQSSDCLKRLNDVALKPSSLSTMEYIEILIRTEEDECKPGFEDRIVGLKKMKAESEILDKIAKGEALLPNERSFLKDKEDRGQEIPT, from the exons ATGTCTGACTCGGAGACCATCGAGCTAGCCGCTCTGGGCCGACCCTTCCAGCTGGGGATGCTGTATGACTGTCGTAGAGATGTCCTCATCCCAG GTATCACTCTCTGGGATTCTGAGATGCTTCAGAAACACATCAATGTCCGTCCACAACCGAACACCGACTTCAAAATCATTACTTCAGACTCAAGTGAAGCCAAGTCAGAAGCTTTGAATGTGTCTGCATCTCTTGAGGCCAGTTTTCTTGGTGGCTTAGTCAGTGTGAAGGGTTCTGCTGAATTCCTACATGACAAAAAGACCTCAAAGCGTCAGTCTAGGGTTTCTCTGCAGTACCGTGCCACCACTCACTTCGAGCAGTTGACCATGGACCACCTGGGGCCAGGAAATGTGAAATACTCGAATGTCTTACAAGAGGGCTCTTCAACCCATGTGGTGACTGGCCTGCTCTACGGAGCGCAGGCCTTCTTCGTTTTTGACCAAGAGGTTTCCTCAGGAGAGAACCACCAGGACATCAAGGGAAACCTGCAGGCCACAATAAAAAAGATCCCTCTCATATCAATAGAAGGGCAGGGAAATGTGAAGATGAGTGAGGAAGAGAAGAAAAAGGCCAATAAATTCAACTGCACCTTCCATGGTGATTTTGCACTAGAAAACAACCCTGTCACCTTTGAAGATGCCGTCAAGGTGTATGCCGGCCTGCCACGTCTGCTAGGGGAGAACGGAGAACATGCTGTGCCCATGACCGTTTGGCTCTATCCTCTCAAGAACCTGGACTCTGCAGCTGCCCAGCTAGTCAGGCAGATCAGTGTTAGCCTGGTGCGTCGTGCACAGCGAATCTTGGACGGACTGGACAATACTGATGTACAATGCCAGGACATGATGAAGGAAGACATGGCTATCAAGTTCCCTGAACTCAAAGCCAAGTTCAACAAGTTCAGGGACTTGTGCTCAGAGTACAAGCTGGTGTTCCAGAAAGGTCTCTGCAAGGTTCTTCCCAAcataagaggaggaggaatggaggaggaagagCTGATAAAAATGCTCAACAGCAAAGAACGTTCTCCATTCCAGAATGACCTCATGATCACATACctggacgacagagagagagagatgaatgttgTCAGCTCTTACCTTGACATAATGAAAGAGGTTCAAGTTGTGTACTCAAGCAGTGAATTGGATGGATTAGTGCTTGATGAAGCTAATGATTATGTAGTGTGTTTTGCATTTTCCTATTTGAAGGAGAAAGAAGAGTATGTGGTAGTCCTGGAGAACTACTTGCTGGAAGAATCTAAGAGTGATTTTTCACAGACACCTTACAACCCCAACGCAGTCGGGAAGACTGCAGCAGAAAAGTGGTTTCGCTCAGGGGAGGTAACGACCCTAACCAGACAAACCATAAATCTGTTCCTAGACTTCAAAGAGTCAAATGAAAGCAGAGAAAATCTTGCATTCTGCATTGCATCAATTCCAAACAAACTCCTCACCGCATCCTCCATCCATGTCTATGAAAGAGGGACACTTTTGAATCCACAGTTTGAGCTGCCATCAAAGCCAGGTGTTCCCACCATCAAGAGTCTGGAGCATGACTGTGTCCACTTGCAAGTCAACCCTCCCAACCTTGGTGTTACCTCTGTGGAGTCATACCAGGTTTTGTACCAGGCTGAGCAGGCTGACTCTGAGTGGACCGAGGTCAAATCTGATCCTACAACTAACCAGGTCACCATCAGTCGTTTGGACCCATACAAAAAGTACCGCTTTAGCTGCAAGGCGGTATGTAGACCTGGTGTGAGCCTCTCCAGTGACTGGACAGAATACGTCAGGACCCGCCCATGTAGCCCCCCTGGACCCCCCACCGAGAAGAGGATAGAATCAGGAAGTATCCGAGTGAACTGGGACATTCCTACCATAGTGGGAGATGATGTTGAAGTCATTGGTTATGTGGTTGAATACAGAAAGAGTGTAAAGACTATAAACAATCAGATGTGGCACACCATCAAAACCACCACTAGAGAGGGTACACTGGAAGGAGTAGAGGCTGACACTGCATACAGCATCAGAGTCTCTGCTAACTGTGGCGAAACAGGGAATAGTCTTCCCAGTCCTGAGACTGTGCTGACCACCCTTGGGGTCTCTGATACCCAACCGAAGACGAGCAAATCAACAGGAGCAAAAAGTGAGGAATTCCTAAAAATATCCCAGAAGGTGGAAAACGGCAACCCCTCAATCCACTGGCTGAATCTGGAACAGAAGTTCGGTGTAAAGGAAAGTTTTAACCAGTACACTTTTGGGAGGAAAGTTGAGCAAGGGAATAACAAGGTGATATTGCTTCTGGGGGCCACAGGTGCAGGAAAAACAACTCTGGTCAATGTCATGATAAACTACATCCTCGGGGTAAAGTGGGAAGACTATTATCGCTTTAAGCTCATCCATGAGGTGACCAACAGGTCACAGGCTGAGAGCCAGACTGTGGTTGTGACATCATATGAGCTCTACAACCAGCCAGGCTTTCAGATTCCTTATTCTCTGACCGTCATTGACACACCAGGGTTCGGAGACACCAGAGGAATTGCTCAAGataaaatgctcatccagatgaTGAAGAATTTCTTGTGTCATCCTTTAGGGATTGATCACATTGATGCAGTCTGCTTTGTAGTGCAGGCATCACTTGTTCGTCTCAGTCACTCCCAGAGATACATCTTTGATTCCATCCTGTCCATCTTTGGAAAGGATGTTGCTGAGAACATCCTGATGCTTGTGACATTTGTTGATGGGAAGCACATACCGGTGCTAGAGGCCATCAAAGCTGCAAATCTGCCCTGTAAGAAAAACAAGAAGGGGCTACCAACCCATTTCAAATTCAACAGTTCAATTCTGTTCTtaaaggagacagagagcagcTCTGAAGAGGATGATTCTGATGATGATCATAAGGCCCAGTGTCCAGAGCAATGGAGGTCAACTTTCAAGGAGATGAAGAAATTTTTCCAAGAACTTGAAAGCATTGAGAGCAAAGATCTGACCCTGACAAAGAACGTTCTGAAAGAACGTGAGCTTCTGGAGAAGACCATGACACGCCTGACCCCTCAGATCACAGCAGGTCTGTCAAAGCTAAGTGAGATCAAAAGCTTCAAACAGTGTCTGGAGAACGAGGACGAGAACATGAAACAGAACAAAAACTTTGAGACCGAGGTAAATGTGCTGCAGGTGAAGAGAAGCAAATTATCCCAAGACTTTGCAACAAACTGCAAGGTGTGCAATTTTACATGTCACACCTGCTGTTTCCTTCCAATGGAGGATGACATCAACAGTTGTGCTGTGATGGATGATGATGGTAACTGTACCATATGTCCAGGAAAATGCTCTTCCACTGACCACGACAGGGAAAAAGTCTTGTTGACATATGAAACAAAGACTGAGAAAAAGACTATCCAAGAACTGAAGGACAACTTCATGAAGGCGTGGGGCAAATCTATGGAAACCAAGGAGATGCTGGATAAGCTTGAGGTTGAGTTTCATAAGATTGAGGACGCGCTGATGCATTTGATCAAGCAGTCTTCTGACTGTCTCAAGAGACTTAATGATGTTGCCCTGAAACCAAGCTCTCTCTCCACTATGGAGTACATTGAGATACTCATTCGCACAGAGGAGGACGAATGCAAGCCAGGCTTCGAGGATCGGATCGTAGGGTTGAAGAAAATGAAGGCAGAGTCTGAGATTCTGGATAAGATTGCAAAAGGAGAAGCTTTACTCCCAAATGAGAGATCATTCTTAAAGGATAAAGAGGATAGAGGGCAGGAGATTCCAACATAA